The Amaranthus tricolor cultivar Red isolate AtriRed21 chromosome 14, ASM2621246v1, whole genome shotgun sequence DNA window CAACGGTCTCACTGTGGTTGATGTCTTAGGTATTAACTCCTAACTTTATTCACCATCTCCATTTATTCACTATTTGATATATccattttgtatttaatttattcattttgcAGCTCAACTAGTAGGATTTTCAGACCTGATTCCACCGTATTCAGGGGCAAGGGGTAGATCCATGATGAAGGGACTTAATTTTGCTTCGGGTGCTGCCGGTATTAGAGACGAAACTGGCAACAATTTAGGGGCTCACATTCCAATGAATCAGCAAGTAAACAACTTTGGGAGGATTGTGAGACAAATGAGGAGATATATGAGAGGAGATGCAAATGCCTTAAATACTTATCTAAGCAAGTGCATAATCTATGCTGGATTGGGAAGCAACGACTACCTTAACAATTATTTTATGACCGACTACTACTCCACTTCTACCCAATTTACTCCGGCTGCGTATGCTAATTCTCTTATACAAGATTACTCACGTCAACTCACGGATTTGTATCGACTTGGAGTGAGAAAGGTGATTGTAACCGGGATTGGTCAAATTGGTTGCATACCCTACGAGCTTGCTAGGTACAATGGTACATCACTTAGTCGTTGTAATGATAACAAGAACAATATCATTAATCTCTTTAATTCTGGCCTACGTCAATTAGTTGATAATTTTAACAATGCTCAATTACCCGGAGCTAAGTTTGTATACTTAGACACCTATCGAGGAAGCAAAGACTTATACACTAACAGACGATCCTACGgtatgttttttgttttttactattttattaagTAATTCATTCCAATGATCAATTCCGAGATTTTAAGGTTTAACATTTATGATTTTCCGTATCAATGCAGGGCTTGAAGAAGTTGAGACAGGATGTTGTGGGGTAGGAAAGAACAATGGCCAAATTACATGTCTTCCTTTACAGACACCTTGTGAGAACCGCAACAAGTATTTATTTTGGGATGCATTTCACCCAACTGAGGTGGCTAACATCATACTTGCTAAGAAGGCCTACTACTCCAAGTCCAAGTCATTTGCATATCCTATCAACATACAACAATTAGCTATGCTCTAATTACCATTTTCATTCATATAATTCCTCCAACTCCAATTTACTAGTCATTATTATTTCATGGTTTTCTGTAGTATAATTGAtgtcatatttatttttattcaaagcGAACAGTGTATGTGGAGTTATACACGAGCAAGTTTTTATTAGTTTACTTTATTATATGATCAAATGGATACGTACCAAAAATGAATATTTCAGAAAGAATTAACTAAAGGCTAT harbors:
- the LOC130799151 gene encoding GDSL esterase/lipase At1g33811; its protein translation is MKVCIIIIIIICALLGYMNVCGACNNTTTTEPTKVQVPCFFIFGDSLVDNGNNNDILTLARANYAPYGIDFPQGPTGRFSNGLTVVDVLAQLVGFSDLIPPYSGARGRSMMKGLNFASGAAGIRDETGNNLGAHIPMNQQVNNFGRIVRQMRRYMRGDANALNTYLSKCIIYAGLGSNDYLNNYFMTDYYSTSTQFTPAAYANSLIQDYSRQLTDLYRLGVRKVIVTGIGQIGCIPYELARYNGTSLSRCNDNKNNIINLFNSGLRQLVDNFNNAQLPGAKFVYLDTYRGSKDLYTNRRSYGLEEVETGCCGVGKNNGQITCLPLQTPCENRNKYLFWDAFHPTEVANIILAKKAYYSKSKSFAYPINIQQLAML